The Porphyrobacter sp. HT-58-2 genome has a window encoding:
- a CDS encoding D-alanyl-D-alanine carboxypeptidase family protein encodes MSSISNRLAPAFLAIFALLTALNSAAVHALVRDKAEVIPAVPAAAEAPVALLVNLGSGQVLHARAPDRRFMPASVTKVMTLYLAFELIESGRLDPAQVYAMSPVVAREWRRKGSTMFLDVGEQVRVDDLLLGIANVSANDGAAVLAEGQAGSVAAWVDEMNATAMALGMTGSHFGTPNGWPDEGRTFTTANDLVRLARAMLTRHPDKFGYYIGRSGFDYKGIAQVNHDPLIGRVAGADGIKTGFTNEAGFSYLGTAQRNGQRLVLVLAGVENGRLRARLARAYMEWGFSAFERRTLFANDAVVARARVQDGAARRVGLKAAGPLAISLPRGNKGDLTATLRYDGPLRAPIRAGQEVAKLEVTATGVAPARIPLYAAEDVAIAGPIDRIVNAIAAVFS; translated from the coding sequence ATGTCTTCCATTTCCAATCGCCTTGCGCCTGCCTTCCTGGCCATCTTTGCCCTTCTGACCGCGTTGAACTCGGCTGCTGTACACGCGCTGGTGCGGGACAAAGCGGAGGTGATCCCGGCAGTACCGGCCGCGGCAGAGGCACCTGTGGCTTTGCTGGTTAATCTGGGGAGCGGGCAGGTCTTGCACGCGCGCGCGCCCGATCGACGCTTCATGCCAGCCTCGGTGACCAAGGTAATGACCCTTTATCTGGCCTTCGAACTGATCGAGTCAGGGCGGCTCGACCCGGCACAGGTTTATGCCATGAGCCCGGTGGTCGCGCGCGAGTGGCGGCGCAAGGGTTCGACAATGTTTCTTGATGTGGGCGAACAGGTCCGGGTCGATGACCTGCTGCTGGGTATCGCCAATGTGTCTGCCAATGACGGGGCGGCGGTGCTGGCCGAAGGGCAGGCTGGGTCGGTCGCGGCATGGGTTGACGAAATGAACGCGACCGCAATGGCGCTGGGCATGACCGGCAGCCATTTCGGCACACCCAACGGCTGGCCCGACGAAGGCCGCACCTTCACCACCGCCAATGATCTGGTGCGCCTCGCCCGGGCGATGCTTACGCGGCATCCCGACAAGTTCGGTTATTACATCGGTCGTTCCGGGTTCGACTACAAGGGCATAGCACAGGTCAATCATGATCCACTGATCGGCCGCGTAGCAGGAGCCGACGGTATCAAGACCGGTTTCACCAACGAGGCAGGCTTCTCCTATCTCGGCACAGCGCAGCGTAACGGACAGCGGCTGGTGCTGGTGCTCGCCGGGGTAGAGAACGGCAGGCTGCGGGCACGGCTCGCACGGGCCTATATGGAATGGGGCTTTTCCGCCTTCGAGCGAAGGACGCTGTTCGCCAATGACGCGGTTGTGGCAAGAGCGCGGGTGCAGGATGGGGCTGCCCGCCGTGTGGGGCTAAAGGCAGCCGGGCCGCTTGCGATCAGCCTGCCACGCGGGAACAAGGGCGATCTCACCGCAACGCTGCGCTATGACGGCCCACTACGCGCTCCGATCAGGGCCGGACAGGAGGTCGCCAAGCTCGAAGTTACGGCGACGGGCGTTGCCCCTGCACGCATACCGCTTTACGCCGCCGAGGATGTGGCAATTGCAGGGCCAATCGACCGGATCGTGAACGCTATCGCCGCGGTGTTCTCATGA
- the tmk gene encoding dTMP kinase: protein MSGMCGRFIAFEGGEGAGKSTQARLLAETLRARGLTVVVTREPGGTPGAEAIRNLLLNPPGEGWPPQAEALLFAAARADHVAHLIRPALARGDWVICDRFVDSSRAYQGGAGNLGDHAIAALHAFGSDGLRPDRVILLEADEAALAERLVVRGAEADAIEGRPAAYHRAVAAAFRAMAEADAAGFARIDAVGSPEEIQARILTAIADLLP, encoded by the coding sequence ATGAGCGGGATGTGCGGACGCTTCATCGCCTTCGAGGGCGGGGAAGGGGCAGGCAAGTCCACCCAGGCCCGGCTGCTGGCAGAGACCTTGCGGGCGCGCGGGCTTACGGTTGTCGTCACGCGCGAACCGGGCGGCACGCCGGGGGCCGAGGCGATCCGCAATCTATTGCTTAATCCACCGGGTGAAGGTTGGCCGCCACAAGCCGAAGCGCTGCTGTTCGCCGCGGCACGAGCCGATCATGTCGCACACCTGATCCGCCCGGCACTTGCGCGCGGCGATTGGGTGATCTGTGACCGCTTCGTCGATTCGAGCCGCGCCTATCAGGGTGGGGCAGGCAATCTTGGCGATCATGCCATTGCCGCGTTGCACGCCTTTGGCAGCGACGGTCTACGCCCCGACCGGGTGATCCTGCTCGAAGCAGACGAAGCTGCACTGGCCGAACGTCTTGTTGTGCGCGGCGCCGAAGCGGACGCAATCGAAGGCCGCCCTGCGGCCTACCACCGTGCTGTCGCGGCAGCCTTTCGTGCCATGGCCGAGGCCGATGCGGCAGGCTTCGCACGGATCGACGCTGTCGGTTCGCCTGAGGAAATACAGGCCCGGATCCTCACTGCCATTGCAGACCTTCTGCCATGA
- a CDS encoding lytic murein transglycosylase, with protein MIPRLLPFAALGLAIASVIGASPTAAPATAQASTDDIPFDAYLELLKARAQGEGVSQNTIARMTAGLTPNPAVIRLDQNQPGTATTSGYPPMADYVASHVNPARIGGGRSVYAQHRDLLARIENEYGVPGPIIVAIFGHETSYGRVKGNFDLARSLATLAWEGRRRELFAGEFVALMKIADKGFQRDQLVGSYAGAFGNPQFLPSVYLRLATDGDGDGKADIFSNRADTFASIANYFRDAGWRSGQPWGVRATVPAGFDPSAYRTRLVAPQCPRVHERLSRWMTVAEWRALGVVAQRGLADDVMVSFFQPDGPGTPAWLLTGNYRAILEYNCSSYYAMSVGLLADEIVN; from the coding sequence ATGATTCCCCGACTGCTTCCTTTCGCTGCCCTCGGCCTTGCCATCGCCTCGGTCATCGGAGCATCGCCCACTGCGGCGCCCGCCACTGCTCAAGCGAGCACGGATGACATCCCCTTCGACGCCTATCTCGAGCTCCTCAAGGCAAGAGCGCAAGGTGAAGGCGTATCGCAAAACACCATTGCGCGCATGACCGCGGGCCTCACCCCCAATCCAGCGGTAATACGGCTCGATCAGAACCAGCCTGGCACCGCCACCACAAGTGGTTACCCCCCGATGGCGGATTATGTCGCCAGCCATGTCAATCCTGCCAGGATCGGTGGCGGGCGTTCGGTATATGCCCAGCACCGCGATCTGCTCGCCCGGATCGAGAATGAGTATGGTGTACCGGGGCCGATCATCGTCGCGATCTTCGGCCATGAAACCAGTTATGGCCGGGTCAAGGGCAACTTCGACCTTGCCCGCAGTCTGGCCACACTGGCCTGGGAAGGACGTCGGCGCGAGCTGTTCGCAGGCGAATTCGTCGCGCTGATGAAGATCGCGGACAAGGGCTTTCAACGCGATCAGCTGGTCGGATCCTATGCTGGGGCTTTCGGCAATCCCCAGTTCCTCCCCAGCGTCTACCTGCGTCTGGCGACCGATGGTGACGGCGACGGGAAGGCAGATATCTTCAGCAACCGCGCCGATACCTTCGCTTCAATCGCGAATTATTTCCGCGATGCAGGATGGCGCTCTGGGCAGCCGTGGGGCGTGCGCGCCACTGTGCCTGCCGGCTTCGATCCATCGGCCTACCGAACCCGTCTGGTAGCGCCGCAATGCCCGCGCGTGCACGAACGCCTCAGCCGCTGGATGACCGTGGCCGAATGGCGCGCGCTCGGCGTGGTTGCTCAGCGCGGCCTGGCCGACGACGTGATGGTGTCATTTTTCCAGCCCGATGGCCCGGGAACCCCTGCATGGTTGCTGACCGGCAATTACCGCGCGATTCTCGAATATAACTGCTCGAGCTATTATGCGATGAGTGTCGGCCTGCTGGCAGACGAAATCGTGAACTGA
- a CDS encoding ribonuclease R family protein — translation MPSPQQVLDFIQSSDIPAGKREIAKAFGLKGQEKIKLKALLKDMAEDGLIDGKKSAFHRMGGVPKVTTLKIVDVDDGELIAEPDNWDPEAPGKPPRLTIREPRPKPGVKRPPALKRGDRVLARTEETPDGWRAHVMKKLPSRTEGLMGIVAIDKTGKAWLAPVDKRVRQSAPIADVGSAEEGQLVIAERVGRSERAGVKVVEVVGDPLAPRSFSMIAIAKHGIPHIFPEEVLEEAPRAAKLKLSDKAREDLRHLPILAIDPADARDHDDAIWAEPDGQGGFNALVAIADVSFYVRPGSALDREARKRGNSVYFPDRVVPMLPEVLSADVCSLKEGEDRAAMACHLHINADGKVSSFRFTRALVRIAHNIAYEDAQAIIDGEARSPRAKSRGPEEDAAEGVSTDDRMSAACPEPAEGLDTNGDVGKILANLWAAWKALAAARHARDPLELELPERRVVLDAEGRIAEIAIRERLDAHRVVEDFMIAANVAAAKALEAKTAPVVYRIHEPPSREKLIALRDYLATMGKKLALGQVVTPGLFNRMLKDISDEAEKALVMEAVLRSQTQAYYGPANAGHFGLSLGSYAHFTSPIRRYSDLLVHRALVDAYKLEQPAPPGSIPPTSGLSDRDRASLQQVSDAISQTERRAMEAERDTIDRYVAAWLSGRVGEVFDTRITGVQAFGFFATIVGLGGDGLVPISTLGGEYFRHDEAAQALVGSDSGTTYASGDRLKLKLAEANPLTGALKFVLPDADARAIEPRGNRPDDRQRGPKKAGKFMVGKRGRPGNIRHQGRRK, via the coding sequence ATGCCGAGCCCTCAACAGGTGCTCGACTTCATCCAGTCCTCCGACATTCCCGCCGGCAAGCGCGAGATTGCCAAGGCCTTCGGGCTGAAGGGGCAGGAGAAGATCAAACTGAAGGCCCTGCTCAAGGACATGGCTGAGGACGGCCTGATCGACGGCAAGAAGAGCGCCTTCCACCGCATGGGCGGGGTGCCAAAGGTTACGACGCTGAAGATCGTTGACGTGGATGATGGCGAGCTGATCGCCGAGCCGGACAACTGGGACCCCGAAGCGCCCGGAAAGCCGCCCCGCCTGACGATCCGCGAACCCCGACCAAAGCCCGGTGTCAAACGCCCGCCCGCTCTGAAGCGCGGCGACCGCGTGCTGGCGCGCACCGAGGAAACGCCGGATGGCTGGCGTGCGCACGTGATGAAGAAGCTGCCCTCGCGCACCGAAGGGCTGATGGGCATTGTCGCAATCGACAAGACCGGCAAGGCATGGCTCGCGCCGGTCGACAAGCGCGTGCGCCAGTCCGCGCCGATTGCCGATGTCGGTTCTGCCGAGGAAGGCCAGCTCGTGATCGCCGAGCGCGTCGGGCGCTCCGAACGGGCAGGGGTCAAGGTCGTGGAGGTGGTGGGCGATCCGCTCGCCCCGCGCTCGTTCAGCATGATCGCGATTGCCAAGCACGGCATCCCGCACATCTTCCCGGAGGAGGTGCTGGAGGAAGCCCCGCGCGCGGCCAAGCTCAAGCTCTCGGACAAGGCCCGCGAAGACCTGCGCCATCTGCCCATCCTTGCCATCGACCCGGCTGACGCGCGCGATCACGATGACGCGATCTGGGCCGAACCCGACGGGCAGGGCGGGTTCAACGCGCTGGTCGCCATTGCTGACGTCAGCTTCTACGTCCGCCCCGGCTCCGCGCTCGACCGCGAGGCGAGGAAGCGCGGCAATTCGGTCTATTTCCCCGACCGCGTGGTGCCGATGCTGCCCGAGGTGCTCAGCGCCGACGTGTGCTCGCTGAAGGAAGGCGAGGACCGCGCGGCGATGGCCTGCCACCTGCACATCAATGCCGACGGGAAGGTCAGCTCTTTCCGCTTCACCCGTGCGCTGGTGCGGATCGCGCATAACATCGCTTACGAGGACGCGCAGGCGATCATCGACGGGGAAGCCCGTTCGCCTCGAGCGAAGTCGAGAGGCCCTGAGGAAGATGCCGCCGAAGGTGTCTCGACTGACGACAGAATGTCGGCAGCCTGCCCTGAGCCTGCCGAAGGGCTCGACACGAACGGTGATGTGGGGAAGATTCTCGCCAATCTCTGGGCCGCATGGAAGGCGCTCGCGGCTGCGCGTCACGCCCGCGATCCGCTCGAACTCGAACTGCCCGAACGCCGCGTGGTGCTGGACGCCGAGGGCCGCATCGCCGAGATCGCCATTCGCGAGCGGCTCGATGCGCACCGGGTGGTCGAGGATTTCATGATCGCCGCCAATGTTGCCGCGGCCAAGGCGCTGGAAGCCAAGACCGCGCCGGTCGTCTACCGCATCCACGAACCGCCGAGCCGCGAGAAACTGATCGCGCTGCGCGATTACCTCGCCACGATGGGCAAGAAGCTCGCATTAGGCCAGGTGGTAACGCCGGGCCTCTTCAACCGTATGCTCAAGGACATTTCGGACGAGGCGGAAAAGGCGCTGGTGATGGAAGCCGTGCTGCGCAGCCAGACGCAGGCCTATTATGGCCCCGCCAATGCCGGGCATTTCGGCCTGTCGCTGGGCAGCTATGCGCACTTCACCTCGCCGATCCGCCGCTATTCCGATCTGTTGGTGCACCGCGCGCTGGTGGATGCCTACAAGCTGGAGCAGCCCGCCCCGCCAGGATCGATCCCGCCCACCAGCGGCCTGTCGGATCGCGACCGCGCCAGCTTGCAGCAGGTCAGCGACGCGATCAGCCAGACCGAGCGGCGCGCGATGGAAGCAGAACGTGATACGATTGATCGCTATGTCGCGGCCTGGCTCTCGGGCCGCGTGGGCGAGGTGTTCGACACGCGCATCACCGGGGTGCAGGCCTTCGGCTTCTTTGCCACCATCGTCGGCCTTGGCGGGGACGGGCTGGTGCCGATCTCGACGCTGGGGGGCGAATATTTCCGCCATGACGAGGCGGCGCAGGCACTGGTCGGTTCGGACAGCGGGACGACCTATGCCAGCGGTGACCGGCTTAAGCTTAAGCTCGCCGAGGCCAACCCGCTCACCGGTGCTTTGAAGTTCGTGCTGCCCGATGCCGACGCGCGCGCCATCGAGCCACGCGGCAATCGCCCCGATGATCGCCAGCGCGGGCCGAAAAAAGCGGGCAAGTTCATGGTCGGCAAGCGCGGGCGGCCGGGCAATATCCGCCATCAGGGACGCAGGAAATAG
- the lpdA gene encoding dihydrolipoyl dehydrogenase, whose protein sequence is MATEYDVIVLGSGPGGYVAAIRCAQLGLKTAIVERENLGGICLNWGCIPTKAMLRSAEIFHYMQHAGDYGLKVAGQIEADLGAIVKRSRGVAKQLNQGIGHLMKKNKITVHMGEGRLTGANSLTVKGDKGEEALTAKHIIVATGARARDLPFAPADGKRVWTYRHAMTPAELPTKLLVIGSGAIGIEFASFYNDLGTEVTVVEMLDRIVPVEDADVSSFLEKSLKKQGITIMTGAGVEAIKVTGSGITATIKDKAGKSTTSDFSHVIVAIGIVPNTENIGLEGLAEMDRGFIQIDPYGRTKSKGLWAIGDCTPGPWLAHKASHEGVTCAEAIAKEMGNTEVHPHPLNRNNIPGCTYCHPQVASVGLTEAKAKEAGYEVRVGNFPFIGNGKAIALGEAEGFIKTVFDAKTGELLGAHMVGAEVTELIQGYTVGKTLETTEAELMQTVFPHPTLSEMMHESVLDAYGRALHF, encoded by the coding sequence ATGGCTACTGAATATGACGTGATCGTGCTTGGCTCCGGCCCCGGCGGATATGTCGCGGCAATCCGCTGCGCGCAGCTGGGCCTCAAGACCGCGATTGTGGAACGCGAGAACCTCGGCGGCATCTGCCTCAACTGGGGATGCATTCCGACCAAGGCGATGCTGCGCTCGGCGGAGATCTTCCACTACATGCAGCACGCGGGCGATTACGGCTTGAAGGTCGCAGGCCAGATCGAGGCGGACCTCGGCGCTATCGTCAAACGCAGCCGCGGGGTGGCCAAGCAGCTCAATCAGGGCATCGGCCACCTGATGAAGAAGAACAAGATCACCGTCCACATGGGCGAGGGGCGTCTGACCGGCGCGAACAGCCTCACCGTAAAGGGCGACAAGGGCGAGGAAGCCCTCACCGCCAAGCACATCATCGTCGCCACCGGCGCGCGCGCCCGCGACCTGCCGTTTGCGCCCGCCGACGGCAAGCGCGTGTGGACCTATCGCCACGCCATGACCCCCGCCGAACTGCCCACCAAGCTGCTGGTGATCGGATCGGGCGCGATCGGGATCGAATTCGCCAGCTTCTACAACGATCTCGGCACCGAGGTGACAGTGGTCGAAATGCTCGACCGGATCGTGCCGGTGGAGGATGCGGATGTTTCGAGCTTCCTCGAAAAGAGCCTCAAGAAGCAGGGCATCACGATCATGACCGGCGCGGGCGTCGAGGCGATCAAGGTTACAGGCAGCGGCATCACCGCAACCATCAAGGACAAGGCAGGCAAGTCGACGACCAGCGACTTCAGCCATGTGATCGTCGCCATCGGCATCGTCCCCAATACCGAGAATATCGGACTTGAGGGCCTTGCCGAGATGGACCGCGGGTTCATCCAGATCGATCCCTATGGCCGCACCAAGTCGAAGGGCCTGTGGGCGATCGGCGACTGCACGCCGGGGCCGTGGCTGGCGCACAAGGCAAGTCACGAGGGCGTCACCTGCGCCGAGGCCATAGCCAAGGAAATGGGCAACACCGAAGTCCACCCGCACCCGCTCAACCGCAACAACATTCCGGGCTGCACCTATTGCCACCCGCAGGTCGCCAGCGTCGGCCTCACCGAGGCCAAAGCCAAGGAAGCAGGCTACGAAGTGCGCGTCGGCAATTTTCCCTTCATCGGCAACGGCAAGGCGATTGCGCTGGGCGAGGCCGAAGGCTTCATCAAGACCGTGTTCGACGCGAAGACCGGCGAGTTGCTCGGCGCGCACATGGTCGGCGCGGAAGTCACGGAGCTCATTCAGGGCTACACCGTCGGCAAGACGCTCGAGACCACCGAGGCGGAGCTGATGCAGACCGTCTTCCCGCACCCGACGCTGTCGGAGATGATGCATGAAAGCGTCCTCGACGCCTATGGCCGGGCGCTGCATTTCTGA
- a CDS encoding acyl-CoA thioesterase produces MPADTNPYGGVFGGWLMAQMALGAGSLASRAGQGKAVVVSATDFAFPGAMAVGDELSAYCDVLATGTTSLTIGAEAIARERNGEATQTVARGTFKFVLIGEYGRPRPLASSSTLLLPKDD; encoded by the coding sequence ATGCCCGCCGACACCAACCCCTATGGCGGAGTGTTCGGCGGGTGGTTGATGGCGCAGATGGCGCTGGGCGCGGGCTCCCTTGCGAGCCGCGCGGGGCAGGGCAAGGCGGTGGTCGTCTCCGCCACCGACTTCGCCTTTCCGGGCGCGATGGCGGTGGGGGATGAACTCAGCGCCTATTGCGACGTCCTCGCCACCGGCACCACCTCATTGACCATCGGCGCAGAAGCCATCGCACGCGAGCGCAATGGCGAGGCCACGCAAACCGTGGCGCGCGGCACCTTCAAATTCGTTCTGATCGGCGAGTATGGCCGCCCGCGCCCACTCGCCAGCAGTTCCACACTTCTCCTCCCCAAGGATGACTGA
- a CDS encoding class I SAM-dependent methyltransferase, translating to MGENAPEALKGEDWAGEMGARWLASLDRFEGMIAPIGTALLAQADYQPGERVLDLGCGGGATTLAIAEAAGATGAALGLDVAPMLIARAEERAAASGSPARFVCADAATATLDEPPFDRLFSRFGSMFFPDPVAAFANLKTMLTPSARIDLAVWAHPRDNAWMMEVMSVVRAHVEVPPAVPRAPGPFAFEDLGYLEDILTKAGFSGMEAAGYTGEQAVGGPGATPAEATDFVLASMAAGRILLQQGEDVLATARADLGKVFTRHYREGEGVMLSCKAWLVKAVA from the coding sequence ATGGGCGAGAACGCACCCGAAGCCCTGAAGGGCGAGGATTGGGCCGGCGAGATGGGCGCGCGCTGGCTCGCCAGCCTCGACCGGTTCGAGGGCATGATCGCGCCCATCGGTACGGCGCTGCTGGCACAGGCGGATTATCAGCCGGGCGAGCGCGTGCTCGATCTGGGCTGCGGGGGCGGGGCGACAACCCTTGCTATCGCTGAGGCTGCAGGGGCAACCGGTGCGGCCCTCGGCCTCGATGTCGCACCGATGCTGATCGCCAGGGCCGAGGAACGCGCCGCCGCCTCAGGTAGCCCGGCGCGCTTCGTCTGTGCCGATGCCGCCACCGCGACGCTCGATGAACCGCCCTTTGACCGCCTGTTTTCGCGCTTTGGCTCGATGTTCTTCCCCGATCCCGTCGCGGCTTTTGCGAATCTCAAGACGATGCTCACCCCCAGCGCCCGGATCGATCTTGCGGTCTGGGCGCACCCGCGCGACAATGCGTGGATGATGGAGGTGATGAGTGTGGTGCGTGCTCATGTCGAAGTGCCTCCAGCCGTGCCGCGTGCACCGGGACCCTTCGCCTTCGAGGATCTCGGCTACCTTGAGGACATTCTGACCAAAGCTGGCTTTTCCGGCATGGAAGCGGCTGGCTATACCGGCGAGCAAGCCGTCGGTGGCCCCGGTGCGACGCCTGCCGAGGCGACTGACTTCGTCCTCGCCTCGATGGCCGCAGGCCGCATCCTCTTGCAGCAGGGTGAAGATGTGTTGGCCACCGCGCGCGCCGATCTCGGCAAGGTATTCACCCGCCACTACCGCGAGGGTGAAGGGGTGATGCTGAGTTGCAAGGCATGGTTGGTAAAAGCTGTTGCTTGA
- a CDS encoding universal stress protein — MRTFLVIIDESEEATAALRYAARRAAAVGGAVHLLALVPQQNFSAFGAVQATIEAEARDRAEMLAHGVAGNLLAESGIMPTISVKIGQGQKIVSEFLADHPEVAALVLGAAKGSAPGPLVTHFSAAAGSLPCPLYIVPANYDEAASAH; from the coding sequence ATGCGCACATTTCTGGTCATCATCGACGAGAGCGAGGAGGCGACGGCTGCCTTGCGCTATGCGGCCCGCCGGGCAGCTGCGGTGGGCGGTGCCGTCCATCTTTTGGCGCTGGTCCCGCAGCAGAACTTCAGCGCCTTCGGGGCGGTGCAGGCTACCATCGAGGCCGAAGCGCGCGACCGGGCCGAGATGCTGGCGCATGGGGTGGCCGGCAATCTGCTGGCCGAAAGCGGCATCATGCCGACGATTTCGGTCAAGATCGGTCAGGGCCAGAAAATCGTCAGCGAGTTCCTCGCCGATCATCCCGAGGTTGCAGCGCTTGTGCTGGGCGCCGCCAAGGGTTCTGCGCCCGGCCCGCTTGTGACACATTTCTCCGCCGCTGCCGGAAGCCTGCCCTGCCCCCTCTACATTGTGCCTGCCAACTACGACGAGGCCGCCAGCGCGCACTGA
- a CDS encoding 2-oxo acid dehydrogenase subunit E2: MAIDIKMPALSPTMEEGSLARWLVKVGDTVSSGDVMAEIETDKATMEFEAVDEGVIAEILIEEGSEGVKVGAVIARLAVEGEEAAPAPAPAAEAAAVEGPAATPTARKLAEVNGIDLSSLTGTGPKGKITKEDVEGAIAKSGGAPVAAPATPAPAPAAAPAASGERIIASPLAKRIAADRGIDLALVKGTGPNGRIVKDDVENFTPAAAASQAPAATPAAPPAPVAVPTLGGDLDAPYEVQKLNNVRKVIARRLTEAKQTIPHIYLTVDIRLDALLKLRGELNKSLEADGVKLSVNDLLIKALARALQRVPKCNVSFQGDTLLQFTRQDISVAVAAPSGLITPIIRDAGRKGLAEISTEMKALANKAKDGKLQPHEFQGGTASLSNLGMFGTKQFDAVINPPQAMILAVGAGEQRPWVEDGQIVPATVMSATGSFDHRAIDGADGAQLMEALKNLVENPMGLVV; encoded by the coding sequence ATGGCCATCGACATCAAGATGCCGGCACTGTCGCCCACCATGGAAGAGGGCTCGCTGGCGCGCTGGCTGGTCAAGGTCGGCGACACGGTTTCCTCGGGCGACGTGATGGCCGAGATCGAGACCGACAAGGCGACGATGGAGTTCGAGGCGGTTGATGAAGGCGTGATCGCGGAAATCCTGATCGAAGAAGGCTCCGAGGGCGTAAAGGTCGGCGCGGTGATCGCGCGGCTTGCGGTGGAGGGCGAGGAAGCGGCTCCTGCGCCAGCACCTGCCGCCGAAGCAGCTGCGGTGGAAGGCCCCGCCGCCACGCCGACCGCGCGCAAGCTTGCCGAAGTTAACGGCATCGACCTTTCAAGCCTCACCGGCACCGGCCCCAAGGGCAAGATCACCAAGGAAGATGTCGAGGGCGCAATTGCGAAGAGCGGCGGCGCGCCGGTCGCTGCGCCTGCGACGCCCGCACCGGCTCCCGCAGCTGCTCCCGCCGCATCGGGCGAGCGCATCATCGCCTCGCCGCTGGCCAAGCGGATCGCGGCTGACAGGGGGATCGACCTGGCGCTGGTGAAAGGCACCGGCCCCAATGGGCGGATCGTCAAGGACGACGTGGAGAATTTCACCCCCGCAGCCGCCGCGTCCCAAGCTCCCGCGGCGACACCTGCCGCCCCGCCAGCACCGGTCGCAGTGCCAACCCTCGGCGGCGATCTCGATGCACCTTACGAAGTCCAGAAGCTCAACAATGTCCGCAAGGTCATCGCCCGCCGGTTGACCGAGGCCAAGCAGACCATCCCGCACATCTACCTCACGGTCGATATCCGCCTCGATGCCCTGCTCAAGCTGCGCGGCGAATTGAACAAGTCGCTTGAGGCGGACGGCGTGAAGCTGTCGGTCAATGATCTGCTGATCAAGGCGCTCGCCCGCGCGCTCCAGCGCGTGCCCAAGTGCAATGTCAGCTTCCAGGGTGACACGCTGCTGCAATTCACCCGGCAGGATATCTCGGTCGCGGTGGCCGCGCCCTCGGGCCTCATCACCCCGATAATCCGCGATGCCGGGCGCAAGGGCCTCGCGGAAATCAGCACCGAGATGAAGGCGCTCGCGAACAAGGCCAAGGACGGCAAGCTGCAACCGCACGAATTCCAGGGCGGCACGGCGAGCCTTTCGAACCTCGGCATGTTCGGCACCAAGCAGTTCGACGCGGTGATCAACCCGCCGCAGGCGATGATCCTCGCCGTGGGCGCGGGCGAGCAGCGCCCGTGGGTCGAGGACGGCCAGATCGTCCCCGCCACCGTCATGAGCGCCACCGGCAGCTTCGATCACCGCGCGATCGATGGCGCTGACGGGGCGCAGCTGATGGAGGCGCTGAAGAACCTCGTGGAGAACCCGATGGGGCTGGTGGTCTAG
- a CDS encoding DNA polymerase III subunit delta': MTDWPNHAEAWRAWRDALAGERMHHAWLLAGKSGLGKRDFALAAARELVAEPGVQQPLGEHPDIITMTYGPKDEKAEKAQAEGKPFERARSIRIRQIRAMQRRLVTRPTLGSRRAIIIDPADDMEKPAANALLKSLEEPPAGTFFLLVTHRPARLLPTIRSRCRTLRFPVLTDSQLSAMLADEGAVPDPEAIAAADGSFGAAMRFAEQDLAPIAKLIAALIESGDNGMTERGELTRLIGQRADRERIQAVLDLAQALVARAARASDDPARRIRLIDTHAALVSLAAEAPTANFDAGMFPFEIGTLLVGAATASDSPHV; the protein is encoded by the coding sequence ATGACCGATTGGCCCAACCACGCGGAAGCCTGGCGCGCATGGCGTGATGCACTGGCGGGCGAGCGGATGCATCACGCATGGCTGCTGGCGGGCAAGAGCGGCCTCGGCAAGCGCGACTTCGCTCTCGCTGCCGCGCGCGAATTGGTGGCCGAACCCGGCGTGCAGCAACCGCTGGGCGAGCATCCCGATATCATCACCATGACCTATGGCCCCAAGGACGAAAAGGCAGAGAAAGCGCAGGCCGAGGGCAAACCCTTCGAACGCGCGCGCTCGATCCGCATCAGGCAGATCCGCGCGATGCAACGACGCCTCGTCACCCGTCCGACGTTGGGGAGCAGGCGCGCGATTATCATTGACCCCGCCGATGACATGGAAAAACCCGCTGCCAACGCGCTGCTCAAGAGTCTGGAAGAGCCGCCCGCAGGCACATTCTTCCTGCTTGTCACGCACCGCCCCGCACGACTTCTGCCCACAATCCGGTCGCGCTGTCGCACCCTGCGCTTTCCGGTGCTGACCGACAGCCAGCTTTCCGCAATGCTGGCAGATGAGGGCGCGGTTCCCGACCCTGAGGCCATTGCTGCCGCCGATGGCTCCTTTGGCGCAGCGATGCGCTTTGCCGAGCAGGATCTCGCCCCCATCGCCAAGCTAATCGCGGCGCTGATCGAAAGCGGTGACAACGGCATGACCGAGCGCGGTGAACTCACCCGTCTGATCGGGCAGCGCGCCGATCGCGAGCGCATTCAAGCAGTGCTTGATCTTGCGCAGGCGCTCGTCGCGCGCGCGGCACGTGCATCCGATGATCCGGCGCGTCGGATACGTTTGATCGACACCCATGCCGCTCTCGTCAGTCTTGCCGCCGAGGCGCCCACCGCCAATTTCGATGCCGGAATGTTCCCATTCGAGATCGGCACCTT